Proteins found in one Amblyraja radiata isolate CabotCenter1 chromosome 45, sAmbRad1.1.pri, whole genome shotgun sequence genomic segment:
- the LOC116968409 gene encoding histone H1-like, whose product MTETTAAEAAPQVVPAAQTKAPKKKKAPAWKKAAGPKLGDQIDNIVADCHDRRGMSFYAIKKGLAAKGVDVEKCRHLIKTGIKRKLVNGSLVQIKGVGASGSFKTGQGEGAVKSAKKAVPAAKTSKNKKSTSRKTPTKKLLAKKSTTKRSSKSPYKKIVAKKPALKQMAAKKSSPKKAAPKKQKKAVVKKAKAAKKPVKGQAKTKSAKPKKAVTKM is encoded by the coding sequence atgaccGAGACCACAGCCGCTGAAGCGGCTCCTCAAGTCGTCCCCGCCGCCCAAACCAAGGCTCCCAAGAAGAAGAAGGCGCCCGCCTGGAAGAAGGCAGCCGGTCCGAAGCTGGGCGACCAGATCGACAACATTGTGGCGGATTGCCACGATCGCCGAGGGATGTCTTTCTATGCGATAAAGAAGGGACTGGCAGCCaagggtgtggatgtggagaagtgCCGCCACCTGATCAAGACGGGCATCAAGAGGAAATTAGTAAACGGCTCCCTGGTTCAGATCAAGGGCGTGGGCGCCTCTGGTTCTTTCAAGACCGGCCAGGGAGAAGGCGCCGTGAAGTCGGCAAAGAAAGCGGTTCCAGCAGCCAAAACCTCTAAGAACAAGAAATCAACGTCCAGGAAAACCCCGACCAAGAAATTACTGGCAAAAAAATCTACCACCAAAAGATCATCGAAATCTCCCTACAAGAAAATTGTGGCCAAGAAACCAGCGCTTAAACAAATGGCGGCGAAGAAATCATCGCCCAAGAAGGCGGCgccgaaaaaacaaaaaaaggccGTAGTCAAAAAGGCGAAGGCGGCCAAGAAGCCGGTAAAAGGCCAGGCGAAGACCAAATCGGCGAAACCCAAGAAGGCAGTGACCAAAATGTGA